The DNA segment ACCGAGTGATCAACATTCGGTTCGACGTGCCTTCGATGGCGGTCCCGGCGACCAGACGAACGTCGCGGATACATCGGAGACGACACGATCGCTGCCTCGACTGCCGCTCTATCCGCACCCAGTACGAGCGGCCACTTCTCCTGGGTCGGTCGACCATCGCCACGTCGGCGCACCCATCGCTCGAACCAGTGGGTGCGGTCGTAAACAGAACGACTAAGTGGCATACAATGAAACACCGTCGGCGAGATGAGACTGTTCAGCCGCCTGAAGACCGGATTCGGCATGGCACGGCGCAGCGGTCGCGTCCTCCGCGCACACCCGAAGTTGCTCGCCTTCCCGCTACTCGGAGGCCTGTCGGGTATCGCGTTCGTTGTCACGCTGTTCGGGAGCCTCTATGCCACTGGGCCGCTCTTCGAATCGCCGGGGCCGGCCCTCTACGGGGCGCTGTTCGTCGCGTACCTCGTGGAGACCTTCGTCGCTTCGTTCTTCACGGCGGCGCTGGTCGCGGCGACGCGGACCGCGTTCCGTGGCGAAGAGCCGTCGATCCGAGACGCCATCGCCACCGCGTGGCGACACAAGTGGCCGCTTCTCGCGTGGTCGCTCGTCGCGGCGATCGTCGGCGTGATCATCCGGGCGATCGAGGGCCAGGACAACCTCGTCGCGCAGTTGCTCGCCGGCCTCTTCGCGGTCGCGTGGGGCGTTATGACGTACTTCGTCGTACCCGTGATCGTCTTCCGGAATCCATCGGTGAGCGAGATGTTTACGGAGAGTGCACGGACGTTCAAGGACACATGGGGCGAGTCCATCGGCGCGATGGGGGCCATCGATATCGTGTCGTTCCTGCTCGCGCTGGCCGGCGCCGGGGTGGGCGTCGTCACCTTCCTGCTCGTCGGCGGCCTGGGGACGGCCGGGCTCGTCGCGACTGCGATCGTGGGCGGTTCCGCCGTCCTCCTCGGACTCCTGATCGGCAAGTCACTCTCCGGCATCGCGAAGACGGCGCTGTACGTTTACGCCACCGAGGACACCGCACCGGAGTACTTCGAGGACATGGACTTCGGCCGCCTCGGCGGCGACGACGCGACGTCCTCCGGCGGCGGTCTCACCGGCACCCTCGGCGGGTCCGGGCGGGGGCGGATATAACCGAGCGGTCGACAGTCGCGTCGTGGTGTGGACGCCTGCGGGAGCGAATTGTCGGTGTAGATGCCCGGGGATGCGTGCCGGTCTCGTCGTGGCCGTGAGCCGTTCCATCTCTCACTCGTCGTCTTGGGTGGCTTTCACCCACAGGCCGCAGGCGATTGCTCCGTCGGCGTGAACGGTGATCGTGACGATCCTCGAGATCCTCCCACTGGTAGTCGTCATGATCTCCGGGCCGCAGATCGTGAGCGCGGTCTTCTTGGCGACGAGCGAGCGATGGCGAGCGAACTCGATCGCGTTCGTCGCCGGGGCGGCGGTCTCCGTTCCGCTCGTCGTGTCCGCCGCGTACGCCCTCGACGTGGGCGTCGTCGGCCGGGGATCGCCCTCGACGGCGCGGATCGCCATCGTACTCGCTGCACTCGTCCTGGCGATGGTCCACACGTATCGCACCCGGGACCGTGCCGAGCCGCCGCGGTGGATGGGGGCTCTCCAGTCGTCCTCCCCGGGATTCTCCTTTCGGCTGGGCTTTCTCCTGATCGGGTTCTTTCCGACCGATCTTCTCACGTCGCTCGCGGTGGGTTCGTACCTCTCGGGGCGCGACGCACCGCTCTGGCACGCCGCGCCGTTCGTCATCGCGACACTCGCGGTCCTTTCGATCCCCGTGCTCACGCTCTTGGCCGGCGGTGATCGAGCCGAGCGTGCGCTCCCCTCGGTTCGCGATCGGCTCGTAGCCAACGGGTGGCTCGTCTCCGAGGTGGTGCTCGGATTCTTCGTGATCATGACCCTCTCGAACCTGCACGGGTGACGCCGGTCGTTTGCCGCGTCGAGTCGAGCGTCGACGCGGTCAGGCCCATCGTCGCCCGCCATACTCTTTTACCGTCTACACGAACACGACCTCAATGAACGGGTTTCGGCCGTCTATCGCGAACCGTCGCGGCGTCGGCGTGAACTATTCAGGTGCCGACGCGAAGCACCGCCGTGCCGATGGAGGGGACTGATCACGCGTGCGTCTCGACAGGGGATTCCTCCTCGCGCTCGCGCTCGTCTTCGTCGTGTTGACGGTACTCGTCGTGGTGCCGTTTCTCCAGTACGTCCTCGGGGCGGTGCTACTCGCGTACGCACTCTACCCCGTCCAGCGGCGCCTCGAACGTCGGGTATCGTCTGCGACCGCCGCGCTCACGCTCGTGTCGGTGACGATCGTCGGGCTCGTCGCCCCGTTCGTGGTCGTCCTCTCGACGATCGCGGCCGACGCCGGTCGAGTCGTCGAAGACCTCGACGCGGAGTCGATCCGGCTCGACACCCTCGAGACGCGTCTCGAGGCGGTCACCGGTCGCGAGATCGCTCTCGACGGCTCACTGGTCGGCTCCAGCCAGGACCTGGCGATGACCACGATCGAACGGTCGACGGCCGCGTTCAGCTCGCTCGCGACCTTCCTCATCGGTATCGTGCTCGCGCTCTTTTTGTTGTACTACCTCCTGAAGGATGCCGACGTACTCGTGGACTGGCTCTACCGCACGGTGCCGCTCCCGGATGCGGTCCAGCGCGACCTGTACGACGAATTCTCGGACCTCCTGTGGGCGGTACTCTTCGGTCACGTCTTCGTCGGCGTCGTCCAGGGAGTGGTCGCGGGGATCGGTTTCTACGCCGTTGGCATCCCGAACGCGGCGTTCTGGACGGTCGTCATGATCGTCTTCGCGATGGTGCCCCTCATCGGGACGATCCCCATCTGGGGCGGCGCCGTGATCTACCTCCTCCTGCTCGAACAACCAGTCTTCGCGGCCGCGCTGTTCGTCTACAGCGTCGTCGTGGTCGGCGTCACGGACGACTACCTACGGCCGTTCGCCGTCGACCGGTACGCCGAACTCAACCCGGCGGTAATTCTCCTCGGCATCCTCGGCGGAGCGGCTGCGTTCGGCATCATGGGACTGTTCTACGGCCCGGTCGTCGTCGGGGGGCTGAAAGCGATCCTGGAAGTCATCGGCGACCACTGGGATCACCTGGACGACGCCGCCGGCTGAGTGACACGTACCGACGGACCCTGTTCGGCCCGTCGAACGTCCCTAATCGTCGCTCACGATCCTATCGACACGTGGGTTCGGGCGCGTCGGATCCGGACGCCGCGGCAGGTCGGTCCGGACGTCGGCCCGACCGTCCTCGGCGACGGCTTCCTGGTAGGCGTCGGGCATGACGACGACGAAGTCGTCACAGACCGCGGGCCACTCCGAGAGCAGGGCAGACGCTCGTTCGGAGTCGGTGTAGGCCACGTGGTTCTCGAGCAGGCGGTGGAGGATCGCTTCGTCTCGGTCCGACGGGGCGTCGTCGACCGATACCGAATCGGCGGTGATCCTCGCGCTGCGTTCGCCCGTCGGGTCGTAGACGTACGCGACGCCGCCGGACATGCCGGCGCCGAAGTTGCGTCCGATCTCCCCCAGGACCGCGACGACGCCACCGGTCATGTACTCACAGCCGTGATCACCGACGCCCTCGACGACCGCCTTCGCTCCCGAGTTTCTGACCGCGAAGCGCTCGCCGGCGACGCCTTCGACGTAACACTCGCCGTCGGTGGCACCGTAGAGCGCGACGTTGCCGATCGCGACCGTCTCGGCCGGGTCGTAGCGGACGGCGTTCGGCGCATCGACGGTGACGAGCCCGCCAGAGAGACCTTTTCCCACGTAGTCGTTGGCGACGCCGGTGAGGTGTAACGCGACGCCGCTCGCGAGGAACGCACCGAAGCTCTGGCCCGCCGTCCCGTCGAGGGACACCGAGATCGTCTCGGCGGGAAGGCCAGCCTCGCCGTACCGACTCGCCACGCGGTTCGAGAGCATCGTTCCGACCGCGCGGTCGACGTTTCCGATACAGGTCGAGACGGACACCGAGTCTCCGTCGGTCAGAGCCGGCTCGGCCCACTCGATCAGTTCACGATCGAAGTGATCGGCGAGGTCGTGATCCTGCTCGCGACGCTTCGTTCGCACGGTACCGTCCGGTTCGGCGAGCATCGCCGAGAGGTCGACGGGGGGAACCTGACCCCCGGTCTCCCCGCCGGTATCGCGCCCGCCACGGCCGCCGTTGGAGTCTTGCCGGAGGCACTCGACGCGACCGACCATCTCTTCGACGGTCTCGAATCCGAGCGCCGCCATGTGTTCGCGTAGTTCGCCGGCGACGAAGGTCAGGTAATTGACGACGTGGGCTGGTTCGCCGGGGAAGCGTTCACGAAGGTCGCCTCGCTGTGTCGCGATCCCGACGGGACAGGTGTTCTCGTGACACTGTCGAGCCATCACGCACCCCTCCGAGACGAGCGACGCGGTGCCGAAGACGTACTCTTCGGCGCCCAGCAAGGCGGCGACGGCGACGTCGCGCCCCGTCTTCAACCCTCCGTCGACCGAGACGCGGATACGATCTCGGAGACCGGTCTCACACAGCAGCTGATTCGCCTCCGCGAGGCCGAGCTCCCACGGTCGACCGGCGTGTTTGATCGACGTCCGTGGAGAGGCGCCCGTGCCACCCGAGTGACCGGAGATGTGTACCACGTCCGCGTTGGCCTTGGCGACGCCCGCCGCGATCGTCCCGATCCCGGCCTCGCTGACCAGCTTCACGTTGACGTCTGCGTCCTCGTTGGCCGCTTTGAGGTCGTAAATGAGTTGTTTCAGGTCCTCGATGGAGTAGATGTCGTGCAGCGGCGGTGGCGAGATGAGTCCGACGCCCGGCGTCGACTTGCGGATGCGGGCGATCTCCTCGCCGACCTTCGATCCGGGAAGGTGACCACCCTCACCGGGCTTCGAGCCCTGCGCCATCTTTATCTGGAGTTCGTCCGCAGCGGCGAGGTACGTCGACGTGACCCCGAACCGAGCGGATGCGATCTGTTTTACGGAACACTCCCGTTCGGTTCCGAACCGTTCGGGCGGTTCGCCGCCCTCTCCGGTGTTCGCCTTGGCTCCGATGCGGTTGGTGGCGATCGCGTTGTTCTCGTGTGCTTCGGGAGACAGGCTGCCCAGCGACATCGCCGCGGTCGAGAACCGCGTCACGATGTCTGCGATCGGCTCGACGTCCGAGATCGGTATCGGCTCACGATCGGAGTCGAACGCGAGCAGACCGCGGAGGGTCTGGAGTTGCTCGCTCTGATCGTTTATCGTGTCGGCGAACTCCAGGTAGCGATCGAAGTCGCCCGTCCGAACGGCGTCTTGCAACGCGCCGACCGTCTCCGGGTTCCACTGGTGGTGGACGCCGTTCGATCGGTTCGTGAACTCACCCGTCCGCTCGATCGACGCGTCGGACCCTGTGTACCCGGCCCGGTGTCTCGCGAGCTGGTCGGCCTCGAGTTCCGCGAGTCCGATGCCGCCGATCGACGTCTCGGTCCCTGTGAAGTACTCGTCGACGACGTCGTCTGCGAGCCCGACGGCCTCGAAGATCTGGGCTCCCCGGTAGCTCTCGACCGTGGAGATGCCCATCTTCGCCATCGTCTTCGAGAGGCCATCTTCCAGCGCGCCGACGTACGCGTCGATCGCTGCGTCGGCGTCGGCACCGTCCGGTCCGCTGGTGATGTCGCGGATGGTGTCGTACGCGAGCGTTGGGCAGATGGCACCGGCACCGTAGCCGATCAGCGTGGCCGCCTGATGTACCGTCCGGGGATCCCCCGATTCGACGATCACGCCCGCTCGCGTACGAAGTCCCTCTCTGACGAGGTGCTGGTGGACGGCGCTGACCGCGAGGAGACTCGGAATCGCCGTCCGATCTGGCCCGACCGCACGGTCCGAGAGGATCACCAGTTCGTGTCCGTCCTCGATAGCGTCGGCGACGCGCCGTCGGAGTCGATCCACGGCGGCTTCCAGGCGCTCGCCACCGTCAGTCGCCTGCAACCCGGTACTGGCCTGGTCGCTGCTGGCCACCGAACCGTACTCGGCTGGCGACTCGTCGGCGGGTTCCGCGTCATCGACCGGAAACGTCGTGTCGACCGTGGTCACGCCGAGCCCGTCACCTCCGGGGGTTCGAACTCGTTCGAGTTCGTCTTCAGTGAGAATGGGGGAGTCGAGGACGAGTTGTCGGGCGTGTTCCGGTGAC comes from the Halovivax cerinus genome and includes:
- a CDS encoding glutamate synthase-related protein; its protein translation is MSRHEANTPPHATGLAPGDERGSCGVGIVADLESDGSHQIVDDGLSLLERLEHRGTTGAEANTGDGAGILLQTPDRFFRDVLEVSLPDIYAAGTIFLPTDESARARIVELVETVLSRYDLETTTWRRVPTDDRGLGETARESEPAVYQCFVVPAAELDGADPDAFDRQLYVARRALESEISALDAPGTDDTYVCSLDRETVVYKGLLTGRQLSSYYPDLTDDRVESTFAMVHERFSTNTLGAWHLAHPHRRTIHNGEFNTLRGNVNWMRAREADLASDDLPDIEAIRPIVADEDQSDTACLDEVIDLLLAGGRSLPHCLRLLIPEAWRKDETMADDRREWYDYHASLVEPWDGPALVAATDGRRIATLLDRNGLRPCRYEVTTDGRVLMASETGAIELEPDAIVERGRLEPGELLVVDPESGRVRTDDEVFDDLVDDRYGRWVANEQRRLGDGKTDETEGPPSTSPPSDLRARQAAFGYTHDELETLVEPMARTGMDPVGSMGDDTPLSVLASVNRPLPSYFRQLFAQVTNPPLDYVREDLVTSLECRLGRQRNLLGESPEHARQLVLDSPILTEDELERVRTPGGDGLGVTTVDTTFPVDDAEPADESPAEYGSVASSDQASTGLQATDGGERLEAAVDRLRRRVADAIEDGHELVILSDRAVGPDRTAIPSLLAVSAVHQHLVREGLRTRAGVIVESGDPRTVHQAATLIGYGAGAICPTLAYDTIRDITSGPDGADADAAIDAYVGALEDGLSKTMAKMGISTVESYRGAQIFEAVGLADDVVDEYFTGTETSIGGIGLAELEADQLARHRAGYTGSDASIERTGEFTNRSNGVHHQWNPETVGALQDAVRTGDFDRYLEFADTINDQSEQLQTLRGLLAFDSDREPIPISDVEPIADIVTRFSTAAMSLGSLSPEAHENNAIATNRIGAKANTGEGGEPPERFGTERECSVKQIASARFGVTSTYLAAADELQIKMAQGSKPGEGGHLPGSKVGEEIARIRKSTPGVGLISPPPLHDIYSIEDLKQLIYDLKAANEDADVNVKLVSEAGIGTIAAGVAKANADVVHISGHSGGTGASPRTSIKHAGRPWELGLAEANQLLCETGLRDRIRVSVDGGLKTGRDVAVAALLGAEEYVFGTASLVSEGCVMARQCHENTCPVGIATQRGDLRERFPGEPAHVVNYLTFVAGELREHMAALGFETVEEMVGRVECLRQDSNGGRGGRDTGGETGGQVPPVDLSAMLAEPDGTVRTKRREQDHDLADHFDRELIEWAEPALTDGDSVSVSTCIGNVDRAVGTMLSNRVASRYGEAGLPAETISVSLDGTAGQSFGAFLASGVALHLTGVANDYVGKGLSGGLVTVDAPNAVRYDPAETVAIGNVALYGATDGECYVEGVAGERFAVRNSGAKAVVEGVGDHGCEYMTGGVVAVLGEIGRNFGAGMSGGVAYVYDPTGERSARITADSVSVDDAPSDRDEAILHRLLENHVAYTDSERASALLSEWPAVCDDFVVVMPDAYQEAVAEDGRADVRTDLPRRPDPTRPNPRVDRIVSDD
- a CDS encoding GAP family protein, with the protein product MTILEILPLVVVMISGPQIVSAVFLATSERWRANSIAFVAGAAVSVPLVVSAAYALDVGVVGRGSPSTARIAIVLAALVLAMVHTYRTRDRAEPPRWMGALQSSSPGFSFRLGFLLIGFFPTDLLTSLAVGSYLSGRDAPLWHAAPFVIATLAVLSIPVLTLLAGGDRAERALPSVRDRLVANGWLVSEVVLGFFVIMTLSNLHG
- a CDS encoding AI-2E family transporter, translated to MRLDRGFLLALALVFVVLTVLVVVPFLQYVLGAVLLAYALYPVQRRLERRVSSATAALTLVSVTIVGLVAPFVVVLSTIAADAGRVVEDLDAESIRLDTLETRLEAVTGREIALDGSLVGSSQDLAMTTIERSTAAFSSLATFLIGIVLALFLLYYLLKDADVLVDWLYRTVPLPDAVQRDLYDEFSDLLWAVLFGHVFVGVVQGVVAGIGFYAVGIPNAAFWTVVMIVFAMVPLIGTIPIWGGAVIYLLLLEQPVFAAALFVYSVVVVGVTDDYLRPFAVDRYAELNPAVILLGILGGAAAFGIMGLFYGPVVVGGLKAILEVIGDHWDHLDDAAG
- a CDS encoding DUF6159 family protein → MRLFSRLKTGFGMARRSGRVLRAHPKLLAFPLLGGLSGIAFVVTLFGSLYATGPLFESPGPALYGALFVAYLVETFVASFFTAALVAATRTAFRGEEPSIRDAIATAWRHKWPLLAWSLVAAIVGVIIRAIEGQDNLVAQLLAGLFAVAWGVMTYFVVPVIVFRNPSVSEMFTESARTFKDTWGESIGAMGAIDIVSFLLALAGAGVGVVTFLLVGGLGTAGLVATAIVGGSAVLLGLLIGKSLSGIAKTALYVYATEDTAPEYFEDMDFGRLGGDDATSSGGGLTGTLGGSGRGRI